In Pseudomonadales bacterium, a single window of DNA contains:
- a CDS encoding 6-carboxytetrahydropterin synthase has protein sequence MSAGGELLHVAAAPFEAAVSVPVLPAGHRSLRLHGHSFLATVRAREDAALLNACLREAVAPLDYAHLNERIAVPTDENIARWIRAALHDLEVDTVGVQSTRHQGVDLDSRQRAHLWRRFRFEAAHRLPRVPEGHPCGRMHGHGFEVILHVAEDLAGADMGIDFDRIGTLWQPLHAQLDHACLNDIEGLENPTSEMLARWIWQRLQPQLPALSWVSVYETVTAGCHYDGRRFRIWKEQRFESAVKLLTGAPDDPRRRLHGHSYITRLHLTAPLDALRGWTIDYGDVREAFTPVFRELDHHTIGVATGTDGSLAAILAWMRTRLQDVLPALDRIDLHATPFEGALLHWGDQGPALPGPAP, from the coding sequence ATGAGTGCCGGCGGCGAATTGCTGCATGTGGCGGCCGCGCCTTTCGAAGCCGCGGTGAGCGTTCCGGTATTGCCGGCCGGTCACCGCTCGCTGCGGCTGCACGGCCACAGCTTTCTGGCGACGGTGCGTGCACGCGAGGATGCCGCGCTGCTGAATGCGTGCCTGCGAGAGGCGGTGGCACCACTCGATTACGCGCATCTGAACGAGCGGATCGCGGTTCCTACCGACGAGAACATCGCGCGCTGGATCCGTGCCGCGCTGCACGATCTCGAGGTCGATACCGTCGGCGTGCAGAGCACGCGCCATCAGGGTGTGGACCTGGACTCCCGGCAGCGTGCCCACCTGTGGCGGCGTTTTCGCTTCGAGGCGGCACACCGGTTGCCGCGAGTCCCGGAAGGACATCCGTGCGGACGCATGCACGGGCACGGTTTCGAGGTGATCCTGCACGTCGCCGAGGATCTCGCCGGGGCCGACATGGGGATCGATTTCGATCGCATCGGCACACTGTGGCAGCCGCTGCACGCACAGCTCGACCACGCCTGCCTGAACGATATCGAGGGTCTGGAGAATCCCACCAGCGAAATGCTCGCGCGCTGGATCTGGCAACGTCTGCAACCGCAGTTGCCGGCGCTGTCCTGGGTCAGCGTGTACGAAACGGTCACCGCGGGCTGTCATTACGACGGCCGACGGTTTCGCATCTGGAAGGAACAGCGTTTCGAGAGTGCGGTGAAACTGCTCACTGGCGCACCGGATGATCCGCGGCGCCGACTGCACGGGCACAGCTACATCACGCGGCTGCACCTCACGGCACCGCTCGATGCGCTGCGTGGCTGGACCATCGACTACGGCGATGTGCGCGAGGCCTTCACGCCGGTGTTTCGTGAGCTCGACCACCACACGATCGGCGTGGCGACGGGAACCGACGGCAGCCTCGCTGCGATCCTCGCGTGGATGCGCACGCGCCTGCAGGATGTGTTGCCCGCGCTCGATCGCATCGACCTGCACGCCACACCTTTCGAGGGTGCGTTGCTGCACTGGGGAGACCAGGGGCCGGCGTTGCCCGGACCTGCGCCATGA
- a CDS encoding sulfotransferase translates to MLFYFDFTTWRRLVWLAAHEGSPRRRFRLYFRLLVQIPLLTLFNALCFALDPLLFPGLRRTEVRQPVFVIGHARSGTTLMHRLLGADGERFSVFRYWELFAPSVLQKKAVRWLACIDAGWLGGRLERWVDAREKRIFGPSNHIHKMGYRLPEEDDFMLTNSCASGYWMTQLPYLDQLDFYYIDRRPAAQRQRLMGFYRECVRRQLYVNGGNRIHLSKNPTFCGRVETLLEVFPDARFVVLYRNPLKTMPSLLKLMKFSWSARHFDEARMLSSFRALAEMSFHNYTYPLEVLDRHPETARAIVDYRRLVADPRGTVQDVYAALGMEIGPGFAAVLDAEQERAGRHETTHSYSLAEFGLDADEIRTRLAPLFERFGWDRDSAVSEADRGSA, encoded by the coding sequence ATGCTTTTTTACTTCGATTTCACGACCTGGCGCCGGCTGGTGTGGCTGGCGGCGCATGAAGGCAGTCCGCGCCGTCGCTTCAGGCTCTATTTCCGTCTGCTGGTTCAGATTCCGTTGCTGACCCTGTTCAACGCGCTGTGCTTCGCGCTCGATCCACTGCTGTTTCCGGGGTTGCGACGCACCGAGGTGCGCCAGCCCGTGTTCGTGATCGGGCACGCACGCAGCGGAACCACCCTGATGCACCGCCTGCTCGGTGCCGACGGCGAGCGTTTCAGCGTCTTTCGGTACTGGGAGTTGTTTGCGCCTTCGGTGCTGCAGAAGAAGGCCGTGCGCTGGCTGGCCTGCATCGATGCAGGCTGGCTCGGGGGCAGGCTGGAGCGATGGGTGGATGCGCGCGAGAAGCGGATCTTCGGCCCGTCGAACCACATTCACAAGATGGGTTACCGGCTGCCCGAGGAAGACGATTTCATGCTGACGAATTCCTGCGCATCCGGGTACTGGATGACGCAGTTGCCGTATCTGGACCAGCTCGACTTCTACTATATCGACCGGCGTCCGGCTGCGCAGCGCCAGCGGCTGATGGGCTTCTATCGCGAATGCGTGCGACGCCAGCTCTACGTGAACGGCGGCAATCGCATTCACCTCAGCAAGAACCCGACGTTCTGCGGACGCGTCGAGACGCTGCTCGAGGTGTTCCCCGATGCACGCTTCGTCGTGCTCTACCGCAATCCGCTGAAAACCATGCCCAGCCTGCTGAAACTGATGAAGTTCAGCTGGTCTGCACGCCATTTCGACGAAGCGCGGATGCTGAGTTCGTTCCGCGCGCTGGCCGAGATGTCGTTCCACAACTACACGTATCCGCTCGAGGTACTCGATCGGCATCCCGAAACTGCGCGGGCGATCGTCGATTACCGGCGCCTGGTGGCGGATCCGCGCGGAACGGTTCAGGATGTGTACGCTGCGCTCGGGATGGAAATCGGACCGGGGTTCGCCGCGGTGCTCGATGCCGAACAGGAGCGTGCCGGGCGCCACGAGACCACGCACTCGTACAGCCTGGCCGAGTTCGGGCTGGACGCCGACGAGATACGCACCCGTCTCGCACCGTTGTTCGAGCGTTTCGGCTGGGATCGGGATTCCGCGGTGTCGGAGGCGGATCGCGGCAGCGCCTGA
- a CDS encoding peptidyl-prolyl cis-trans isomerase → MPGNARACGVSTQRWLGWRPLHFVVVGLVAWWLLGPQLREVELPAPIVLDPAQIAALHDGWVAVTGQAPDAAQMHALEQRGIDDEILFREALARGLQRSDAVVRQRLLLNMRFLDPETQASDEQLLRQALALGLHRNDVVVRRRLVQVMEFSFEAQADHAPPSEAELARMYEQRRAEFLLPARWRLRHMYFSKERRGRHTGDDARATFALLERSSAGELADAARGDPFLGGLTLPLLDEQQLAAQFGSAFAHAVAACEPQRWCGPLRSSYGEHLVLVEESVPARELPFDDPEVRRRLESEVFHERARDALARSMVELRRRYGVQS, encoded by the coding sequence ATGCCCGGCAACGCCCGCGCGTGCGGCGTGTCGACGCAGCGCTGGCTCGGCTGGCGTCCGCTGCATTTCGTCGTGGTCGGTCTTGTCGCATGGTGGCTGCTCGGCCCACAACTTCGCGAAGTGGAGCTGCCCGCGCCGATCGTGCTCGACCCCGCGCAGATCGCCGCACTGCACGACGGCTGGGTCGCCGTGACGGGGCAGGCGCCCGATGCGGCGCAGATGCACGCACTCGAGCAGCGCGGGATCGATGACGAGATCCTGTTCCGCGAGGCACTCGCCCGCGGGCTGCAGCGCAGCGACGCGGTAGTGAGGCAGCGCCTGCTGCTGAACATGCGTTTCCTCGATCCAGAGACACAGGCCTCCGACGAGCAGTTGCTGCGCCAAGCACTGGCACTGGGACTGCATCGCAACGACGTGGTGGTACGCCGTCGGCTGGTACAAGTGATGGAGTTTTCGTTCGAGGCCCAGGCCGATCATGCGCCACCGTCCGAGGCGGAACTGGCGCGGATGTACGAACAGCGGCGCGCGGAATTCCTGCTGCCCGCCCGCTGGCGGCTTCGGCACATGTACTTCAGCAAGGAGCGTCGCGGCAGACACACGGGCGACGATGCGCGCGCAACGTTCGCTCTGCTCGAACGATCGTCCGCCGGGGAGCTGGCGGACGCGGCACGTGGCGATCCCTTCCTCGGCGGCCTGACGCTGCCGTTGCTCGACGAGCAGCAGCTGGCGGCCCAGTTCGGCAGTGCGTTTGCGCACGCAGTCGCCGCTTGCGAGCCGCAGCGCTGGTGTGGACCGCTGCGCTCGAGCTACGGCGAACATCTGGTGCTGGTCGAGGAAAGCGTTCCGGCCCGTGAGCTTCCTTTCGACGACCCGGAGGTGAGGCGTCGCCTCGAGAGCGAGGTGTTCCACGAGCGTGCGCGCGATGCGCTGGCCCGCTCGATGGTCGAACTGCGTCGACGTTACGGGGTGCAGTCCTGA
- the queE gene encoding 7-carboxy-7-deazaguanine synthase: protein MSYAVKEIFYTLQGEGANSGRAAVFCRFAGCNLWSGREQDRAAAACRFCDTDFVGTDGPGGGRFAGAAALAAAIAACWPARAARRAQPLVVFTGGEPLLQLDRALIDAVHALGLAVAVETNGTLPAPAGIDWLCVSPKGTAPLALTSGDELKLVYPQADAPPQRFAELAFHEFFLQPMDGPDYALNLAATVDYCRRHPQWRLGLQTHKIVGIP, encoded by the coding sequence ATGAGCTACGCGGTCAAGGAAATCTTCTACACGCTGCAGGGCGAGGGGGCGAACAGTGGACGCGCCGCCGTGTTCTGCCGCTTTGCAGGCTGCAACCTGTGGTCGGGACGCGAGCAGGACCGCGCCGCTGCAGCGTGCCGTTTCTGCGACACCGATTTCGTCGGCACCGACGGCCCCGGTGGCGGGCGCTTCGCCGGTGCCGCAGCGCTGGCTGCAGCGATCGCCGCGTGCTGGCCTGCACGCGCTGCTCGTCGTGCCCAACCGCTGGTGGTGTTCACCGGTGGTGAACCGCTGCTGCAGCTCGATCGTGCGTTGATCGATGCGGTGCACGCGCTGGGCCTGGCGGTCGCGGTCGAAACCAACGGCACGCTGCCGGCACCGGCAGGGATCGACTGGCTGTGCGTATCACCCAAGGGTACGGCACCGCTTGCGCTGACCAGCGGCGACGAGCTCAAGCTCGTCTATCCGCAAGCGGACGCTCCGCCGCAGCGTTTTGCGGAGCTGGCGTTCCACGAGTTCTTCCTGCAGCCGATGGACGGGCCGGACTACGCCTTGAATCTGGCGGCGACGGTGGACTATTGCCGGCGTCACCCGCAGTGGCGCCTGGGACTGCAGACGCACAAGATCGTCGGGATTCCCTGA
- a CDS encoding SMP-30/gluconolactonase/LRE family protein has translation MDAERLTLTPWVSGLGFGEAPRWHDGALWLSDITEQRVLRVDTTGQVQTVVSTPGEPSGLGWLPDGGLLVVQMAEHEVWRYANGTLQRYCATAPISRSKLNDMVVDRNGRAWASNFGFDYETESPRSTSLVGIEPGGQAVLAAEELWCPNGMAIDADGKLLFVSQSASPEVIEFDIAASGALSNRRVFGRLPDNAVCDGICIDSEQALWIASPTTHEFLRMERGGRISHRVPTGERFAIACVLGGPERRTLYGITAATLSLRAAHGTRNGRIECTPVAVPGAGVP, from the coding sequence ATGGACGCCGAACGCCTGACACTGACACCCTGGGTATCCGGGCTCGGTTTCGGTGAGGCCCCGCGCTGGCACGACGGGGCGTTGTGGCTGTCGGACATCACCGAGCAGCGCGTGCTGCGGGTGGACACCACGGGCCAGGTGCAGACCGTAGTCAGCACTCCCGGCGAACCATCCGGGCTCGGGTGGCTGCCAGACGGCGGGCTGCTGGTCGTGCAGATGGCGGAGCACGAAGTCTGGCGGTACGCCAACGGCACGCTGCAGCGCTACTGCGCCACCGCTCCGATATCACGCAGCAAGCTCAACGACATGGTGGTGGACCGCAACGGCCGTGCGTGGGCCAGCAACTTCGGCTTCGACTACGAAACCGAATCGCCACGCAGCACCTCGCTGGTAGGCATCGAACCCGGCGGACAGGCGGTGCTCGCAGCCGAGGAATTGTGGTGTCCCAACGGCATGGCGATCGACGCCGACGGCAAGCTGCTGTTCGTCAGCCAGAGCGCCTCACCCGAGGTGATCGAGTTCGACATAGCCGCGAGCGGCGCCCTGTCGAACCGGCGCGTGTTCGGTCGCCTGCCTGACAACGCGGTATGTGACGGCATCTGCATCGACAGCGAACAGGCACTGTGGATCGCATCCCCGACCACGCACGAGTTCCTGCGCATGGAGCGCGGCGGGCGGATCAGCCATCGTGTACCGACCGGGGAACGCTTTGCGATCGCCTGCGTGCTCGGTGGCCCGGAGCGTCGCACGCTGTACGGCATCACCGCCGCGACGCTGAGCCTGCGCGCGGCTCACGGTACCCGCAACGGACGGATCGAGTGCACACCGGTTGCGGTACCCGGTGCCGGCGTGCCGTGA
- a CDS encoding hypoxanthine phosphoribosyltransferase → MPVGTKRWISADELVQDSLRLARRVIDSGFAPTLLLGLWRGGAPIAVALHEALTYRGLHCEHLPLRTTLYAGIDRREPRTRIHGLGTLAEAGFDCRRVLLVDDVFDTGITIEHTLGALRQLPCTHEADIRVATVWRKPQRNRTALVPDFWLHETADWLVFPHEMCGLDLQEIRSHRPQVTVLFD, encoded by the coding sequence ATCCCTGTTGGTACCAAGCGCTGGATCAGCGCCGACGAACTCGTGCAGGACTCGCTGCGACTCGCGCGCCGCGTGATCGACAGCGGTTTCGCACCCACGCTGCTGCTCGGGCTGTGGCGAGGCGGTGCTCCGATCGCGGTCGCTCTCCATGAAGCGCTGACCTATCGCGGACTGCACTGCGAGCATCTGCCGCTGCGCACCACGTTGTATGCAGGCATCGACCGGCGCGAGCCACGTACCCGTATCCACGGGCTCGGCACCCTGGCCGAGGCCGGCTTCGACTGCCGTCGCGTCCTGCTGGTCGACGACGTGTTCGATACCGGGATCACGATCGAGCATACGCTCGGCGCGCTGCGACAGTTGCCGTGCACGCACGAGGCCGATATCCGCGTCGCGACCGTATGGCGCAAGCCGCAGCGCAACCGTACCGCGCTCGTCCCCGACTTCTGGCTGCACGAGACCGCCGACTGGCTGGTGTTCCCGCACGAGATGTGCGGGCTCGATCTGCAGGAGATCCGCAGCCACCGTCCCCAGGTCACGGTACTGTTCGACTGA
- a CDS encoding TIGR03617 family F420-dependent LLM class oxidoreductase, with the protein MFTVYASTPENMGPAAIAAHARRAEALGFDGMQVPDAIHDGFLLAALALNATERLKVCISVLVAFPRSPMNVALSAWDLQALSGGRFELGLGTQIKQNIEDRYSAQWSAPAPRMREYIGALRAIFDAFQNGSKLTYVSEHYRFTRLQPFFNPGPIEHPKVPLLMGAVGPVMTALAGEIADGMITHPTNTPPRYVSEVVRVRLAEGAARGGRDLKDFNLVLGSLVALGPDEKTVRREREKWRSMLGFLYSTPAYWPSLELFGWQDRGEKLLALTRENRWDRMKEVIDDEMLDAFVPSGTYESIAAELERRYAGLAGAITLVLPDDPAQDAAFAKVVAALRGA; encoded by the coding sequence ATGTTCACCGTTTACGCGAGCACTCCCGAGAACATGGGGCCAGCGGCGATTGCGGCGCACGCACGGCGTGCCGAGGCGCTGGGATTCGACGGCATGCAGGTGCCGGACGCGATCCACGACGGTTTCCTGCTGGCAGCACTGGCGTTGAACGCGACCGAGCGGCTGAAGGTCTGCATTTCGGTGCTGGTCGCGTTTCCGCGCAGCCCCATGAACGTCGCGCTGAGTGCCTGGGACCTGCAGGCACTGTCGGGTGGACGCTTCGAACTGGGCCTGGGAACCCAGATCAAGCAGAACATCGAGGACCGCTACAGCGCCCAGTGGAGCGCCCCGGCGCCGCGCATGCGCGAGTACATCGGTGCCTTGCGTGCGATCTTCGACGCGTTCCAGAACGGCAGCAAGCTGACGTATGTCAGCGAGCATTATCGTTTCACACGGCTGCAGCCGTTCTTCAACCCGGGGCCGATCGAACACCCGAAAGTGCCGCTGCTGATGGGCGCGGTGGGTCCGGTGATGACCGCGCTGGCGGGCGAGATCGCGGACGGCATGATCACGCACCCGACCAACACACCACCGCGCTACGTCAGCGAGGTGGTGCGCGTGCGGCTCGCGGAAGGCGCGGCGCGTGGTGGCCGTGATCTGAAGGACTTCAATCTGGTACTGGGTTCGCTGGTGGCACTCGGCCCCGATGAGAAGACCGTGCGTCGTGAGCGCGAGAAGTGGCGCAGCATGCTCGGCTTCCTCTACTCGACTCCGGCGTACTGGCCAAGCCTCGAGCTGTTCGGTTGGCAGGATCGTGGCGAGAAGCTGCTCGCGCTCACGCGCGAGAATCGCTGGGACCGGATGAAGGAAGTCATCGACGACGAGATGCTCGATGCTTTCGTGCCGTCGGGCACCTACGAATCGATCGCAGCCGAACTCGAGCGACGCTACGCGGGCCTGGCGGGGGCGATCACGCTGGTATTGCCGGATGACCCGGCCCAGGATGCGGCCTTCGCCAAAGTCGTCGCGGCATTGCGTGGCGCCTGA
- a CDS encoding VOC family protein → MFEPLFGPIRQWGFLVKDIDAAMHGWVQQLGVGPWWGYRHVSLRSQFRGEQAQVRMHVALAYQGGMQIELIQQINDASSPYRFFHDQPQAQLLHHLGYMVDDTDAAVQKARAGGLLEHAMLSNEFARYVYLEHAAISGTFVELMPADPALIASFEACAREAGSWNGENPYRLLDAGP, encoded by the coding sequence ATGTTCGAACCACTGTTCGGCCCGATCCGGCAATGGGGCTTTCTGGTCAAGGACATCGACGCGGCGATGCATGGCTGGGTGCAGCAACTGGGCGTTGGCCCCTGGTGGGGTTATCGCCATGTCAGCCTGCGTTCGCAGTTTCGCGGCGAGCAGGCACAGGTGCGCATGCATGTGGCGCTGGCGTACCAGGGAGGGATGCAGATCGAGCTGATCCAGCAGATCAACGACGCATCCTCTCCATACCGCTTCTTTCACGATCAGCCGCAGGCGCAGTTGCTGCACCATCTGGGCTACATGGTCGACGACACCGATGCCGCCGTGCAGAAGGCGCGGGCTGGCGGGCTGCTCGAGCATGCGATGCTCAGCAACGAGTTCGCGCGCTATGTCTATCTCGAACACGCAGCCATCAGCGGGACCTTCGTCGAGCTGATGCCGGCTGATCCTGCGTTGATCGCGAGCTTTGAGGCCTGCGCGCGTGAGGCCGGATCGTGGAACGGTGAAAACCCGTACCGTCTGCTCGACGCCGGACCCTGA
- the queC gene encoding 7-cyano-7-deazaguanine synthase QueC — translation MNKRAVVLLSGGLDSATVLALARREGHECCALSFRYGQRHAVELRCAERLAVVLGAARHVIVDIDLRVFGASALTAEIAVPKHRTDSEIDSATIPITYVPARNTIFLAYATAWAEVLGAADVFIGVNALDYSGYPDCRPEFIAAFERMANLATRTGVEGSTKLAIHAPLQTLSKAAIIRTGAALGVDFALTSSCYDPAPDGSPCGGCDSCVLRAKGFREAGMADPLLARGVPA, via the coding sequence ATGAACAAGCGGGCAGTCGTCCTGTTGAGCGGTGGGCTCGACTCCGCGACCGTGCTGGCGCTGGCACGGCGCGAAGGCCACGAGTGTTGCGCGCTGTCGTTCCGTTATGGCCAGCGGCATGCTGTCGAGCTGCGCTGTGCCGAGCGGTTGGCGGTGGTGCTCGGCGCTGCACGGCACGTGATCGTCGATATCGATCTGCGTGTCTTCGGTGCTTCGGCGCTGACTGCAGAGATTGCGGTTCCGAAGCATCGCACCGACAGCGAGATCGACAGCGCGACGATACCGATCACGTATGTGCCGGCGCGCAACACGATATTCCTGGCGTACGCGACCGCCTGGGCCGAGGTGCTCGGTGCAGCCGACGTCTTCATCGGTGTGAACGCGCTCGATTATTCGGGTTACCCGGATTGCCGTCCCGAGTTCATCGCAGCCTTCGAACGGATGGCGAACCTCGCCACGCGCACGGGCGTGGAAGGCAGCACGAAGCTTGCGATCCACGCCCCGCTGCAGACGCTGTCCAAGGCCGCGATCATCCGTACCGGTGCTGCGCTCGGCGTGGATTTTGCGCTGACCAGCAGTTGCTACGACCCCGCACCCGATGGCAGTCCGTGCGGCGGCTGTGATTCCTGCGTGCTGCGAGCAAAAGGGTTTCGCGAGGCCGGAATGGCCGATCCCTTGCTCGCCAGGGGTGTGCCGGCATGA
- a CDS encoding PQQ-dependent dehydrogenase, methanol/ethanol family, with protein sequence MMLARLLAGWLLGCGAFADAATVDDARLRAAERDAANWITHGRTWSEQRFSPLAQIDAKNVARLGLAWSRPLDYERGVEATPLVVDGVMYLSGPWNVVYAFDAADGTPLWKYDPQVDRVRAAEGCCGPVNRGVAVWGGMVYVGTLDGRLLAMDAANGTLRWSVDTFIDDAPGRNITGAPRVVKGRVLIGNGGADMGARGYVSAYDARSGALAWRFFTVPGNPALDFENETLARAAKTWSGDEWWRWGGGGTVWDAMSYDPELDLLYIGVGNSSLYPRARRSPGGGDNLFVSSIVALRPDDGSYVWHFQLAPGEQWDYPATAQLVLIDAKFKGKPRKLLVQVPKHGFVYVLDRRNGKLLSAEKFTRVSWAERYDLASGRPVENPQADYSRNGKPTLVWPGVFGGHNWNPVSWNPRTGMLYFSETRLPSVYAMDPGVGLRERGRRYNTSLDMTAMPGNPQFMAEQANPQGSLIAWDVARARIAWQVEQTLPINGGTLSTAGNLVFHGTTDGRLVAYRADAGTKLWEARTFGAVQGGPVSYAVGGRQYIAAGIGWGGGHSAALADGGTRGGYRNASRITVWTLDAIGQLPAPQRFKGTIAPPPVTADEATLRQGLALYMTHCGYCHGAGSGGVPDLDYMSARTHAQFDNIVRGGLLSARGMPAFSAQLTQEETEAIRQFLAARAAQAVQAGAAHAR encoded by the coding sequence ATGATGCTCGCGAGATTGCTGGCAGGGTGGTTGCTGGGTTGCGGCGCGTTTGCCGATGCAGCCACGGTGGACGATGCGCGGCTGCGCGCTGCCGAGCGCGATGCGGCGAACTGGATCACGCACGGACGCACCTGGAGCGAACAACGTTTCAGTCCGCTCGCGCAGATCGATGCGAAGAACGTTGCCCGGCTGGGGCTCGCGTGGAGCCGTCCGCTGGATTACGAGCGTGGCGTCGAGGCCACGCCACTGGTGGTCGACGGCGTGATGTACCTGAGCGGTCCGTGGAACGTGGTCTACGCCTTCGACGCTGCCGATGGCACGCCGCTGTGGAAGTACGACCCGCAGGTCGATCGTGTCCGTGCTGCCGAAGGTTGTTGTGGTCCGGTGAATCGTGGCGTCGCGGTGTGGGGCGGCATGGTCTACGTCGGCACGCTCGACGGACGGCTGCTCGCGATGGACGCCGCGAACGGCACGCTGCGCTGGAGCGTCGACACCTTCATCGACGACGCGCCGGGGCGCAACATCACTGGCGCACCGCGGGTGGTGAAAGGACGTGTGCTGATCGGCAACGGTGGTGCCGACATGGGCGCTCGCGGCTATGTGTCGGCCTACGACGCGCGCAGCGGGGCACTCGCCTGGCGTTTCTTCACGGTGCCTGGCAACCCCGCACTCGATTTCGAGAACGAGACGCTGGCGCGAGCCGCGAAGACCTGGAGTGGCGACGAGTGGTGGCGCTGGGGGGGAGGCGGCACCGTGTGGGATGCGATGTCCTACGATCCGGAACTCGATCTGCTCTACATAGGCGTCGGCAACTCGAGTCTCTACCCGCGTGCACGGCGCAGTCCGGGAGGCGGCGACAACCTGTTCGTTTCCTCGATCGTTGCGCTGCGCCCCGACGACGGCAGCTACGTGTGGCACTTCCAGCTCGCACCCGGTGAGCAGTGGGATTACCCGGCCACGGCGCAACTGGTGCTGATCGACGCGAAGTTCAAGGGCAAGCCACGCAAGCTGCTGGTGCAGGTGCCGAAGCACGGCTTCGTCTACGTGCTCGATCGCCGCAACGGCAAGCTGCTGTCGGCCGAGAAGTTCACGCGCGTGAGCTGGGCCGAACGCTACGACCTTGCCAGCGGACGGCCGGTCGAGAATCCGCAGGCGGACTACAGCCGCAACGGCAAGCCGACGCTGGTGTGGCCGGGCGTGTTCGGCGGGCATAACTGGAATCCGGTGTCGTGGAATCCGCGCACCGGGATGCTGTATTTCAGCGAGACACGCCTGCCGAGCGTCTACGCGATGGATCCCGGCGTGGGCTTGCGCGAACGCGGCAGGCGCTACAACACCTCGCTCGACATGACCGCGATGCCGGGCAACCCGCAGTTCATGGCCGAACAGGCCAACCCGCAGGGTTCGCTGATCGCCTGGGACGTGGCACGGGCGCGTATCGCCTGGCAGGTCGAGCAGACCTTGCCGATCAATGGCGGCACGCTGAGCACGGCGGGAAATCTGGTATTTCACGGGACGACCGACGGCCGTCTCGTTGCGTATCGTGCCGACGCTGGCACGAAGCTCTGGGAGGCACGCACCTTCGGTGCCGTGCAGGGTGGTCCGGTCAGCTATGCGGTTGGCGGACGACAGTACATTGCTGCCGGCATCGGCTGGGGTGGCGGGCACAGCGCCGCACTTGCGGATGGCGGTACGCGGGGCGGCTATCGGAACGCGTCGCGGATCACCGTATGGACGCTCGATGCGATCGGCCAGCTACCTGCGCCGCAACGCTTCAAGGGCACGATTGCGCCGCCGCCGGTCACGGCCGATGAAGCGACGCTGCGCCAGGGGCTGGCGCTGTACATGACGCACTGCGGCTATTGCCATGGTGCGGGTAGCGGCGGAGTTCCGGATCTCGACTACATGAGCGCGCGCACGCATGCGCAGTTCGACAACATCGTGCGTGGCGGGCTGCTGTCAGCGCGCGGGATGCCGGCCTTTTCCGCACAGCTGACGCAGGAGGAAACGGAGGCGATCCGCCAGTTCCTGGCCGCGCGGGCCGCGCAGGCCGTACAGGCGGGCGCTGCTCACGCGCGGTGA